A genomic stretch from Arachis stenosperma cultivar V10309 chromosome 3, arast.V10309.gnm1.PFL2, whole genome shotgun sequence includes:
- the LOC130965311 gene encoding GTP-binding protein BRASSINAZOLE INSENSITIVE PALE GREEN 2, chloroplastic, producing MIRLFSSQPGDSALKQNLPISRDGNYDEGTSPSVVCPGCGVYMQDSNPKHPGYFIKPSEKDLNYKLFNNLEPVAEEPEFSNSVKRGIVIEPEKLNDDDANLIKKPEKPVVCARCHSLRHYGKVKDPTVENLLPDFDFDYTVGRKLASTSGTRSVVLMVVDAVDFDGSFPRKVAKLLSKTIEDHSAAWKQGKSGNVPRVVLVVTKIDLLPSSLSPTTLEYWIRQRAREGGINKITSLHMVSSLRDWGLKNLVDDIVALAGPRGNVWAVGAQNAGKSTLINSIGKYVGGNITHLTEAPVPGTTLGILRVEGVLPRQAKLFDTPGLLHPHQITTRLTREEQKLVNMGKELKPRTYRVKVGHSIHIAGLMRLDIEETSLDTIYVTVWASPYLPLHMGKIENAPKIFQDHFGCQLQPPIGEKRVQELGNWVRREFHVSGNSWGSSSVDIAASGLGWFAIGLKGDAVLSAWTYEGVDVILRNSLLPYRSHTFEVAGFTVSKIVSQSDRVLNKSHQRSDKKAKGVDSKAPLSSDLDSSMLTSN from the exons ATGATTAGGTTGTTCTCTTCACAGCCTGGAGATTCAgctttgaaacaaaatttgccTATCTCGCGTGACGGTAATTATGATGAAGGGACATCCCCATCTGTTGTTTGCCCTGGCTGTGGTGTTTATATGCAGGATTCCAACCCTAAGCACCCTGGGTATTTTATTAAACCCTCTGAAAAGGACCTGAACTATAAATTGTTTAACAATCTTGAACCTGTTGCAGAAGAGCCTGAGTTCTCCAATTCTGTTAAAAGAGGGATTGTTATTGAACCTGAAAAGCTTAATGATGATGATGCAAACTTGATCAAGAAACCAGAGAAGCCAGTGGTATGTGCACGCTGCCATTCGTTGAGGCACTATGGGAAAGTAAAGGACCCAACAGTAGAGAACTTGTTACCGGATTTCGACTTTGATTATACGGTGGGAAGGAAGTTAGCATCAACATCAGGGACCCGATCAGTGGTGCTGATGGTTGTGGATGCAGTGGATTTTGATGGATCATTTCCACGGAAGGTTGCAAAATTGTTGTCTAAGACAATTGAGGATCATTCCGCTGCATGGAAGCAAGGCAAGTCAGGGAATGTGCCAAGAGTGGTACTTGTGGTGACAAAGATTGACTTGTTGCCTAGCTCATTGTCACCAACAACATTGGAGTATTGGATTAGGCAAAGAGCGAGAGAGGGTGGAATTAACAAGATTACTAGTTTGCACATGGTGAGTTCACTGCGGGATTGGGGACTGAAGAACCTAGTCGACGATATAGTTGCACTAGCTGGGCCTAGAGGGAATGTCTGGGCTGTTGGGGCACAGAATGCAGGAAAGAGTACATTAATAAACTCAATAGGGAAGTATGTTGGGGGGAACATTACACATCTGACAGAAGCACCTGTGCCAGGGACGACACTCGGCATTCTCAGAGTGGAGGGTGTCCTTCCAAGGCAGGCAAAATTATTCGATACACCTGGCCTTCTTCATCCTCACCAGATCACAACACGGTTGACGAGGGAAGAGCAAAAGCTTGTTAACATGGGCAAGGAGTTGAAACCTAGGACATATAGAGTTAAG GTTGGTCATTCTATTCACATAGCTGGTCTAATGAGGTTGGATATTGAAGAAACATCCCTAGATACTATTTATGTCACAGTGTGGGCATCTCCTTATCTTCCACTGCATATGGGTAAAATAGAAAATGCACCCAAAATATTCCAAGACCATTTTGGCTGCCAGCTACAG CCTCCAATTGGAGAGAAACGAGTTCAAGAGCTTGGGAATTGGGTGAGAAGGGAGTTCCATGTTAGTGGGAACAGTTGGGGGTCAAGTTCTGTAGACATTGCTGCTTCTGGGCTTGGTTGGTTTGCCATTGGACTCAAAGGAGATGCAGTTTTAAGTGCTTGGACATATGAAGGTGTTGATGTTATTCTTCGTAATTCTTTATTACCTTACAGATCACACACCTTTGAAGTTGCTGGATTCACAGTTTCCAAGATTGTGTCTCAGTCTGACAGAGTTCTAAATAAGTCACATCAAAGAAGTGATAAAAAAGCC